From a single Papaver somniferum cultivar HN1 unplaced genomic scaffold, ASM357369v1 unplaced-scaffold_19, whole genome shotgun sequence genomic region:
- the LOC113338304 gene encoding translin-like has product MKSSSALRNGVITLFHSLNPNPNSYKTIPFRKFISINKSSLPSLPTSNTNKLRFFCSSMAQSGDSVYSSSSVEKQFEGFRSTLEDSGKLRERIKAVAGEIESAARFMHSGLLLVHQSRPVPEVLERAKSQIEVLKALYSNLAEILKECPGQYYRFHGEWRSETQTAVSLIVLLHWLETGDLLMHKETEAKLGLGSSEFGLDIEDYLTGVCFMSNELPRYVVNQVTAGDYDCPRKVLNFLTELHAAFRMLNLRNDLLRRKFDGMKYDLRKVEEVYYDVKIRGLTANGDPGVQG; this is encoded by the exons ATGAAGAGTAGTAGTGCACTACGAAACGGAGTTATCACTCTTTTTCACTCgctaaaccctaaccctaattcATATAAAACAATCCCATTTCGTAagttcatctccatcaacaaatcTTCCCTCCCGTCGCTCCCTACGTCTAACACCAACAAGTTACGGTTCTTTTGTTCTTCGATGGCTCAAAGTGGAGATTCtgtatattcttcttcatcagttGAGAAACAATTTGAAGGGTTTCGTTCAACACTTGAAGATTCTGGTAAATTGAGAGAAAGAATTAAAGCTGTTGCCGGAGAAATCGAATCAGCTGCTCGTTTTATGCATTCCGGTCTGCTTTTGGTTCATCAATCTCGGCCTGTTCCAG AGGTTTTGGAGAGGGCTAAATCACAGATTGAGGTATTGAAGGCACTTTACAGTAACCTTGCTGAAATTCTTAAAGAATGTCCTGGGCAGTATTATAG GTTTCATGGAGAATGGAGGAGTGAAACCCAGACTGCGGTTTCGTTGATTGTGCTTCTGCATTGGTTAGAAACTGGAGATCTCCTTATGCATAAAGAAACTGAGGCGAAGCTTGGAT TGGGTTCTTCGGAGTTTGGTCTTGATATTGAAGATTATCTCACAG GGGTATGCTTCATGTCCAATGAGTTG CCGCGATACGTGGTAAACCAAGTCACTGCTGGGGATTATGATTGCCCAAGGAAGGTGTTGAATTTCTTAACAGAGCTACATGCTGCCTTCCGTATGCTCAATCTCCGCAATGATCTTTTGCGCAGGAAGTTTGATG GGATGAAGTATGATCTTAGGAAAGTTGAAGAAGTATACTACGATGTTAAGATCCGAGGCTTGACTGCAAATGGGGATCCAGGTGTCCAAGGATAG